From Novipirellula artificiosorum, the proteins below share one genomic window:
- a CDS encoding M42 family metallopeptidase, with translation MQDAALEFFRIAIETPSPSGYEEPIQALLRGYIKPFADDIRTDVHGNVIASTGDVAGPRLMYAGHCDQIGMLISHIDEQGFLYAQTIGGWDPQQLIGQAMTIWTASGPLAAVISRKPIHLLSNKEREEVVQLRDLWLDIGATDQAAAESRVRIGDPVTLQLCYRPLLGDLVSGPGMDNKAGMWTVMEALRRASSATPPLRCHLHSVATVQEEIGLRGAKTAAGSIHPDVAIAVDVTHASDCPTIDKKQQGDIRLGGGPVIFRGPNINPKVAGRLIQLAESNSIPYQLAAVGRATPNDANVLQVHGQGVATGLVAIPNRYMHSAVEVISLADIDHIAELLARFAESLTLDDDFIP, from the coding sequence ATGCAAGACGCTGCGCTCGAGTTCTTTCGCATCGCCATCGAGACCCCGAGTCCATCGGGCTACGAAGAACCCATCCAAGCACTCCTTCGTGGCTACATCAAACCCTTTGCCGACGACATTCGGACGGATGTCCACGGCAACGTGATTGCCAGCACGGGGGACGTGGCTGGCCCTCGGCTCATGTACGCGGGGCACTGCGACCAAATTGGAATGCTGATCTCCCACATTGACGAACAGGGATTCCTCTACGCCCAAACGATTGGCGGATGGGACCCGCAGCAATTGATTGGTCAGGCGATGACCATTTGGACCGCGTCCGGACCTCTCGCTGCGGTGATCAGCCGCAAACCCATTCATCTGCTGTCGAACAAGGAACGTGAAGAAGTGGTGCAGTTGCGAGACCTGTGGCTCGACATCGGTGCGACGGACCAGGCTGCCGCCGAGTCGAGGGTGCGAATTGGCGATCCCGTCACACTCCAACTTTGTTATCGCCCCCTTCTTGGCGATTTGGTCAGTGGACCGGGAATGGACAACAAGGCGGGGATGTGGACGGTCATGGAAGCACTTCGCCGCGCGTCCTCCGCGACCCCTCCGCTCCGATGTCATTTGCACAGCGTCGCGACGGTCCAAGAAGAGATCGGATTGCGCGGCGCCAAGACGGCCGCCGGCAGCATCCATCCGGATGTCGCGATCGCCGTCGATGTCACCCACGCGTCCGATTGCCCCACCATCGACAAGAAACAACAAGGCGATATTCGCCTGGGGGGCGGCCCGGTGATCTTTCGTGGCCCCAATATCAACCCCAAGGTCGCGGGGCGTTTGATTCAATTGGCCGAGTCGAACTCGATTCCCTACCAATTGGCCGCCGTGGGCCGGGCGACTCCCAATGATGCCAATGTGCTTCAAGTTCACGGGCAGGGAGTTGCAACCGGTTTGGTGGCGATCCCGAACCGCTACATGCATTCGGCGGTCGAAGTCATCTCCCTTGCGGACATCGACCACATCGCCGAGTTGTTAGCTCGATTCGCGGAGTCCTTGACACTGGACGACGACTTCATTCCCTGA